In Jaculus jaculus isolate mJacJac1 chromosome 2, mJacJac1.mat.Y.cur, whole genome shotgun sequence, the genomic window aaaaacagacgggctggagagatggcttagtgattaaggctcttgcttgcaagcctgactgcccaggttgaAATCCTGAATACTCAgatcaagccaaatgcacaaagtgacacacacatgtggagttcatttgcagtgacaagaggccctgcatgcattctctctctctctctctggctttgcttgcaaataaataaataaattaactaacaaaacaaaaacaaaaatagaagtgGATGGTGCTTGCAtaatgacatctgaggttgtcccctagtctgtgtgtgcacatgcatcttaCCCACAGAAAGCGCAACCTAACTAGTATGGACCAGCCATGACCAGTTTTCATTCTTCCTTAGTGGCCCTCTCTGTACTCTGAATGGTTTCTCTTGGGccatttattttttctggttctccattatttatttaagagtaataCTACATCCAGCCAGAATAGGGCAAGCACACAGCCATGCCTATTACTGTGCCATATtaagaaaataacttttcataTTGCATTTCAACTGTAGTAACACCATTCTGGAACAAAGAGCACCCTCAAGGCAGAGCCAAGTGCACACCAGAGGGTTTTAGAGACAACTTCCCCAAAGATCCCTTGTTTTTAAGTGACCCCTTGATGCAAGGAGTGTCCCCAGGCCCAGGAACAGGAAGCATACCCAGAGGCACAGGGTCTTTGAGCCAGACTTCAGAGATAGCCTGCCATTTCATGTGGCATCAAACTGGACATCCCCTTGGATGAGGACCTGCCCCAGCTGGCACCGAGAATCCCCTACATTGAGCAGCACTGAAATTTTGGGTGGAATCACACTGCTCTATGTGGCAATGCCCCCAGGCACCAGCACTAGCTGCGTGAGTCCACATGGCACTGGGCACTCTAAGGCCCCAGAGAACCCAAGGAAAATCACCAGGCAACGCACTCAAATCCATTGGCGATGCGATGCGAGGTAGTTTGAGAAACAAGGTGTTGATGGCCCGCTTACCTCTGGCTATCAGCAGTTCCCAGTCAGTCCGGCTTCCTATCTCAGAAACTCAAACCACAGAGTAGAGTGTCAAGTGTCATGGCAACAGTCAACGTGTCAAAGAAGCCAGTATAAATGATGGGACATGCAAGTGACAAAGTTTTCCAAATACCTTTCCCCATAATAAAATAATCtcaataaaacataatttaaaggAAGTGTCAAAAGCTGGGTGTAAAATCAAAGCTGTAAACTCTTATCAAAGTTGAAAGCTTTCTTGAAGAATCATCCTAGGGATCAGTCATGATTTATTGATGGAAACTTCAGCTCTGTGATTTCAGAGTCGGGGGAGCTGCTCCCACTTCTGTCACTGTAAGTGTCCCTGGGAGAAAGCCGGCAGCCTTTCTGGAGGTAATGCAGGAGCCGCCCCACAGAAGCCAGGAGTAGGCCAAAGTAGGGTGGAGAGGGCTTGCTAGGCCTGGACAGGAACTCGGGGTGGTACTGGACCCCAACAAAGAAAGGGTGATCTTCCAACTCCACAATTTCCATCCTTTGACCTTCAACATCTTGGCCAACAAACTTCAAACCTTGCTCCTCCAAGCACTTTTTCAAGACTGGATTCACCTCGAATCAGTGGCGGTGTCTCTCTTCCAAGTAGTCTATGTCACTGTAGAGTTTCCTCATGACTGAGTTCTTGGTCTGGAACAGGGTTCTCCTCTTGCCCAGCCTCATGGTTCTGCGCATCTGCCCAGGGTTGTGTTCTGGCATGTCTACGACCACAGGATGACTGGTCTTAGGATCAAACTCTGTAGAATTGGCATCTTGCCATCCCAGAACATTTCTTGAAAATTCAACCACTGCCAGCTGCACTCCTAAACACACGCCCAAGAAaggttttttctgtttctgagtcCAGGcaattgcttgaatttttccttctGTTCCTCGAACACCAAATCCTCCTGGAACCAGCACTCCATGAGCACTACAGAGCTTCTGCCATGCTTCATGGTAGCGGACAGGCTCCTCCTGCAGGGTGCTGGGCTCCAGGTCTGTGGAGTCTATATACTTGATTTCCAGTTTGTGGTTGATGGCTAATGCAGAATGTTCTAGAGCTTTTATGACAGAGGCATATGAGTCTGAGAATTTGGTGTACTTCCCCACAAGGGCAATTGAGCAGGTCTCAAGTAAGCGATCATATCTGtctgccatctctttccacttcaTCAGCATTTTTCGTGATTGCCTCTCAATAGGAAGGTCCAGTCTCCGAAGAAAATAGTCTACAACACCTTGCTCTTCTAACAACAGGGGGACCCGGTAGACGGATGAGACATCATGGACACAGATCACTTGTTCAGGTTCCACATGGCAGAACattgatattttctctttcacaGATGTGTCAAGAGGATTTGAGCACCTGTATACCACCAGGTCAGGGGAGAGCCCGAGCCCTCTAAGCTCCCGAACACTGTTCTGGGTAGGCTTTGTCTTCTGTTCCCCTGTTGAACTTGGCTGAGGAACTAAACTGACGTGGATATTACAAAAGTTCTCCCTCTTGACCTTGAACTGGAACTGGCGGAAGGCCTCGATAAAGGGCATGCTTTCAATATCACCTACTGTTCCGCCAAGCTCGATGACACACACTTGAGGTTCCAGGCCATCTTCAtctacagggattaaaggctgtcTCATCACCCACTCCTGGATTGCATCGGTGATGTGAGGGACAACTTGGACAGTTTTCCCCAAGTAATCTCCTTTGCGCTCCTTGTTAATGACGTACTGGTATATTTTCCCTGTGGTCAGATTATTGTCCTTGGTAAGGCGAATATCAAGGAATCGTTCATAGTTTCCCAGGTCAAGGTCAACTTCTCCACCATCATCTAGCACAAAGACTTCACCATGCTCATATGGAGAGAAGGTTCCAGCATCAATGTTAATGTAGGGATCAATTTTAATTGAAGTTACATGTAAGCCACAGGACTTCAGTATTGTACCCACACTGCTGGCAATGACTCCTTTTCCAATTCCTGATATTACACCACCGGTAACTAGTatgtacttcatttttctttttgagctgAGGTAGGCTTCAAGACTCTCGCGTCAGCCTCACAGCTAGGCCGGCGGGGTCGCGGCGGAGCCCTGGCAGCCAGTGCTCTGGGCCATTTTCTTTACAAGGTACTCCGTGGGCCCACTGCAAGCAGGCCTATAGTTTGCTTCACCAGTTTGCCAGGCACATTGCAGTTGAGACTCCTGTTTTCACAAgtacccctgtggtggtttgaatgtaaatgtttgCTTCCCATAGCCCAaggtattttaaaacaatatttttacttatttgcaagcagaaacagactgagacacacacacacacacacacacacacacacacacacacacacagagagagagagagagagagagagagagagagagagagagagagagagaatgagaatggccatgccagggcctgtagctgttgcaaacaaagtttaatacatgtgccactttgtgcatctggttttatgtggatactggggtattgaactcagatgttagattttgcaggcaagctctttaactactgagcaatctctgcagcccctgaggTACTTTTGATTAGGTGTCCCTattaagtctccagcaggcagagctctTCTGCATGAGGGATGTCATTAGGGTGGATCTTGAGTCAAGCCCTGgtaggtgtgttcagagccagctcgaGCTCTGGCTgttgtccttctctgtctctgctgggGATATACGGTGACATGAGCCAGGTTCTGCCATGGTGACGCTTCCTGGGGAATCTGTAAACCGGAAGTAAAATaagctctttcctcccataagctgcttctggtccagtgtttattccagcaatgagaaggcgaTTGTTCTTAGTTCATAGGTTTAGGAAGGGGATTAAAGAAATAACTTTCAAGATCAAATTACTCGTAATTTACTTCCCAACTGTGATGTAAGAAAACTAGAACTGCACCTCAGTTGTGGAAATCAAGTCTCTGAGGAGAAAAAATTAGTCACAGAGATGTCCATACCCAAGGAAACTTACTCTCACTGTAAAGAAAGTACAACGAATAGTAAGCACATAAGTGACACAAGAGATGAACTTTGttacacatttaaatatttagCATCGTtatactttttcctctttttaaaaccaGTCACAAACTGCTTAAAAAGTCCAGGGAACATGTTAGACAAAGTTTCTTTCTGGGAAGCTATTTTGTGAGGAAATGTGGACACTGGCATAGTATTGTAAGTCTTGGCACACTATTTGTTGCCCTGGTGACTTTGTTTGGCTGCATTGTTATTTCGTCAAAAAATGATATACTTTGCTTCACAAATGACATGTTGAGGCTATGGGATTTTTTGTGCCTGTGGGAATACATTTGCGCGTGTATAAGTcagtatgaaaataaaatttgcttGGAGGAGATTGTTTTATTGAGGACATGCAGAGTTCATCAGTCAGCTACACCAAGGCTGTCAGCAGAGATCCTAGGACCACAAGTGTTCCTTGGGTGGGGGTGAGGTGCTCAGGATAATACTaggcatttcaaaaaaaaaaatgttttattggccgggtgtagtggtgcatgcttttaattccagcactcaggaggcaggggtaggaggataactgtaagttcaaggccaccctgagactatataa contains:
- the LOC101608718 gene encoding LOW QUALITY PROTEIN: CTP synthase 1-like (The sequence of the model RefSeq protein was modified relative to this genomic sequence to represent the inferred CDS: substituted 1 base at 1 genomic stop codon); translated protein: MKYILVTGGVISGIGKGVIASSVGTILKSCGLHVTSIKIDPYINIDAGTFSPYEHGEVFVLDDGGEVDLDLGNYERFLDIRLTKDNNLTTGKIYQYVINKERKGDYLGKTVQVVPHITDAIQEWVMRQPLIPVDEDGLEPQVCVIELGGTVGDIESMPFIEAFRQFQFKVKRENFCNIHVSLVPQPSSTGEQKTKPTQNSVRELRGLGLSPDLVVYRCSNPLDTSVKEKISMFCHVEPEQVICVHDVSSVYRVPLLLEEQGVVDYFLRRLDLPIERQSRKMLMKWKEMADRYDRLLETCSIALVGKYTKFSDSYASVIKALEHSALAINHKLEIKYIDSTDLEPSTLQEEPVRYHEAWQKLCSAHGVLVPGGFGVRGTEGKIQAIAWTQKQKKPFLGVCLGVQLAVVEFSRNVLGWQDANSTEFDPKTSHPVVVDMPEHNPGQMRRTMRLGKRRTLFQTKNSVMRKLYSDIDYLEERHRHXFEVNPVLKKCLEEQGLKFVGQDVEGQRMEIVELEDHPFFVGVQYHPEFLSRPSKPSPPYFGLLLASVGRLLHYLQKGCRLSPRDTYSDRSGSSSPDSEITELKFPSINHD